The following are encoded in a window of Candidatus Neomarinimicrobiota bacterium genomic DNA:
- the ruvC gene encoding crossover junction endodeoxyribonuclease RuvC, which produces MRIVGIDPGLRILGIGVIDYDGNRFIPVYSGVVKTKNSDSLADKLSQLYHGITETIKTFQPDVLSIEEAFYGKNAKTALLMGHVRGVAMLAGRHADLEVHEYAARKIKSSVTGNGAADKQQVLYMVKRLLKLKEDPVTLDASDALAIAICHGLNYKLAKLGS; this is translated from the coding sequence CTGAGGATCGTTGGCATAGACCCTGGTCTTCGTATTCTCGGTATCGGTGTGATCGACTACGATGGGAACCGATTTATTCCAGTTTATTCTGGGGTAGTGAAAACTAAAAATAGCGATTCTCTGGCCGATAAATTGTCCCAGCTGTACCACGGCATCACAGAAACCATAAAAACTTTTCAACCTGATGTATTATCTATCGAAGAAGCATTTTATGGAAAGAATGCCAAGACGGCTCTTTTGATGGGGCATGTTCGCGGTGTGGCCATGTTAGCCGGTCGTCATGCTGATCTGGAAGTTCATGAGTATGCTGCCCGAAAGATCAAATCGTCAGTGACCGGCAACGGAGCTGCGGATAAACAGCAGGTTCTCTACATGGTGAAACGTTTGCTCAAACTCAAGGAAGATCCAGTAACGCTGGACGCTTCAGATGCCTTGGCCATAGCCATTTGTCACGGTTTGAACTATAAGTTAGCAAAACTGGGGTCATGA